A window from Cryptomeria japonica chromosome 1, Sugi_1.0, whole genome shotgun sequence encodes these proteins:
- the LOC131049413 gene encoding L-ascorbate oxidase homolog: MAVISLSVLPLSCILGFVLLISSVFADVPTQYFDWTVSYANFAPLGVEKQVITVNDNFPGPELETVTNNIISVNVHNNLDEPFLITWNGIQQRRSSWQDGVLGTNCPIPPGQNWTYTFQAKDQIGSFFYSPSLFLHRMAGGYGGIRIHNRDVIAVPFPPPADDFTLLISDCYNRNHKDIKTSLDAGLLMGQPDGITINGRGPYRTVLAVQPGSTYRLRISNVGTQTTLNFRIQNHRMLLVETEGSYTLQDYYQTLDIHVGQSFSVLVTADQSVPASTSFYIVASSRFIDPVKTGTALLQYGAAITPSPPSGSPPDGPDPLDYDYSLNQARAIRWNLTTGAARPNPQGSFHYGVINVTRTIQLQNTAPIIGGKQRFAVNGVSFVYGDTPLKLADYFQINNVFTLGGVPDSPTGQVAPGYGTPVIDTVNKAFVHIVFQNTETTLQTWHVDGYSFFIVGMDAGAWDTTKQSTYNMIDAVSRSTIQVYPKSWTAIMMELDNVGMWNIRSENCMRRYLGQEVYMRVSSEDASQNEDPMPPNVMLCGRANSAH, encoded by the exons ATGGCAGTCATTTCTTTGAGTGTATTGCCATTGAGTTGTATACTAGGGTTTGTTCTGCTTATTTCAAGCGTGTTTGCGGACGTTCCGACTCAGTATTTTGATTGGACGGTTTCCTACGCGAATTTTGCGCCGCTAGGTGTTGAAAAGCAA GTGATAACCGTCAATGATAACTTCCCAGGTCCTGAGCTAGAGACAGTAACAAATAATATTATCTCTGTAAATGTTCACAACAATCTGGATGAACCATTTCTTATAACATG GAACGGAATACAACAGCGGCGAAGCTCTTGGCAAGACGGAGTGCTGGGAACAAACTGTCCAATTCCTCCGGGGCAAAACTGGACATACACATTTCAAGCCAAGGACCAGATCGGCAGCTTCTTCTATTCCCCTTCTCTGTTCTTGCACAGGATGGCAGGAGGCTACGGCGGCATCAGGATCCACAACCGCGATGTCATTGCCGTCCCATTCCCTCCGCCCGCAGACGATTTCACCCTTCTCATCAGCGATTGCTATAACAGAAACCACAAG GACATCAAAACTTCCCTCGACGCAGGACTTCTGATGGGGCAACCAGACGGAATCACAATCAACGGCAGAGGACCCTACAGAACCGTCTTGGCTGTCCAACCCG GCAGCACCTACAGGCTTCGGATCTCAAACGTGGGCACGCAAACAACCCTGAATTTCAGAATCCAAAACCATCGGATGCTTTTGGTAGAGACAGAGGGCTCGTACACTCTGCAGGACTACTACCAAACGTTGGACATTCATGTGGGACAGTCATTCTCCGTCCTGGTCACCGCAGACCAGTCTGTACCCGCTTCCACTTCCTTCTACATCGTAGCCTCCTCCCGTTTCATAGACCCAGTGAAAACGGGCACAGCTCTTCTGCAGTACGGTGCAGCGATCACCCCTTCTCCTCCCTCAGGCTCACCTCCTGACGGACCAGATCCCCTGGACTATGATTACTCCCTTAATCAGGCCCGGGCCATAAG ATGGAATTTGACAACAGGTGCAGCAAGGCCCAACCCGCAGGGATCATTCCACTACGGCGTCATAAATGTGACCAGAACAATCCAGCTACAGAACACGGCACCCATAATCGGCGGGAAGCAGCGATTTGCCGTCAATGGCGTCTCATTTGTTTATGGTGACACTCCCCTGAAATTGGCCGATTACTTTCAGATTAACAATGTGTTCACTCTGGGTGGTGTTCCGGATTCGCCAACAGGACAGGTTGCGCCAGGCTATGGGACTCCCGTCATTGACACTGTAAACAAAGCATTTGTTCATATTGTGTTTCAGAACACAGAGACTACTCTTCAAACATGGCATGTGGATGGTTACTCTTTCTTCATCGTGGG GATGGATGCAGGCGCATGGGACACCACCAAGCAATCCACGTATAACATGATTGATGCAGTTTCCCGCTCAACAATCCAG GTTTATCCCAAGTCATGGACGGCTATAATGATGGAGTTGGACAATGTGGGCATGTGGAATATAAGGAGTGAGAATTGTATGAGGCGGTACTTGGGTCAAGAGGTGTATATGAGAGTAAGTAGTGAGGATGCTTCTCAAAATGAAGATCCCATGCCACCCAATGTTATGCTTTGTGGTAGAGCAAATTCTGCTCATTAA